Proteins encoded within one genomic window of Citricoccus muralis:
- a CDS encoding HAD-IIA family hydrolase, producing MTTPLNTPPSSSAITQDLADRISRAHGVMFDIDGCLLLADQPGGYGGTLLPGAAQALKAVGATRRRFVCFTNGSFQTPSAIAGTLRELGLEVTDEQVMTPAVVAAETIARRYPGGRVLAFGGPGVIETFTTHGVELVAVEEAIAGRAGDVAAVVIGWDTEFGRSKIVAAAEAVLAGATLYATSDAPTFASHHRLNVGVSGFIAAGLSHVTGHPYRVLGKPSAEAFEAICARTGATAEELLIVGDDLQLETSMAVRHGATAVLMTTGTHSRQEAEHANPERRPDLILDSLDELAHLLRAGTTPSRTENS from the coding sequence ATGACCACGCCCCTGAACACACCGCCCAGCTCGTCAGCGATCACGCAGGATCTGGCCGATCGGATCTCCCGCGCACATGGCGTCATGTTTGATATCGACGGCTGCCTGTTGCTGGCCGACCAGCCCGGTGGTTACGGCGGTACCCTGCTGCCCGGAGCCGCGCAGGCACTGAAGGCCGTGGGCGCCACCAGACGCCGGTTCGTGTGCTTCACCAACGGGTCATTCCAGACGCCATCCGCGATCGCCGGGACCCTGCGGGAACTCGGGCTCGAGGTCACCGATGAACAGGTGATGACCCCGGCCGTCGTCGCGGCCGAAACCATCGCCCGGCGCTACCCGGGCGGACGCGTGCTCGCGTTCGGCGGCCCCGGGGTCATCGAGACGTTCACCACCCACGGGGTGGAGCTGGTCGCCGTTGAGGAGGCAATCGCCGGTCGAGCCGGTGACGTCGCCGCCGTCGTGATCGGCTGGGACACCGAGTTCGGCCGGTCCAAGATCGTGGCCGCGGCCGAGGCCGTCCTGGCCGGCGCCACGCTGTACGCCACCTCCGACGCTCCCACGTTCGCTTCCCACCACCGGCTGAACGTCGGCGTCTCCGGTTTCATCGCCGCCGGCCTCTCCCACGTCACCGGTCACCCCTACCGGGTGCTCGGCAAGCCCTCCGCGGAAGCCTTCGAGGCGATCTGCGCCCGCACCGGTGCCACCGCGGAAGAACTGTTGATCGTCGGAGACGACCTGCAGCTGGAAACCTCGATGGCGGTTCGACACGGTGCAACCGCGGTGCTGATGACGACCGGGACGCACTCGCGCCAGGAGGCCGAACATGCCAATCCCGAACGGCGGCCCGATCTGATCCTGGACTCACTTGACGAACTCGCCCACCTGTTGCGCGCTGGTACAACACCCAGCCGGACGGAGAACTCATGA
- a CDS encoding acetoacetate--CoA ligase gives MSTTDTSQPPMTWSPSAEQIDEARLTDFMRWVETHRGVALSDYREVWSWSVSELSDFWDSVRQYFQIIGDGFDGPALADETMPGATWYPGATLNFAENVLRHANDPELVHVPAIVDIDEQDTRHDITWGQLAGRVGALSQQLRSLGVRPGDRVAAVLPNIPEAIIGLLAAASIGAVWTINSPDLSAQATLDRLAQLEPTVLIAADGYQFNGKDFERLEHLADVRAGLPSVKHTIVVNKLNLELSADDLGYEVLDFAGLTASPVDPEFLRVPFSHPLWILFSSGTTGAPKGIVHSHGGMALEASKGCGLNQDMGPGDLYYVVANTSWMVWNTLVNNLMVGASVVTYAGSPTYQRKDRQFHILAHTGATMFATGAAYLSLVQKAGVYPGQQWDLSRLRAILSTGSPLPESTWKWVHDEVKSDVHLGSDTGGTDICSGFIGSNPLEPVRLGYLQGPLLGVAVEARSEAGDPVINEVGDLVVTRPMPSMPVSFWGDADGSRYRSSYFDKFPGDWTQGDWITETDWGGFVVHGRSDATLNRQGVRLGSADIYNAVQHVQEVADSLVIGVEESDGGYYMPLFVVLKEGATLSEELITRIATTIRSHTSARHVPDTVLEAPAIPVTHAGKKIEVPIKRLFLGHRPEDVINASSLSNPEALDWFIRQARQPRD, from the coding sequence ATGAGCACCACCGATACGTCACAGCCCCCGATGACGTGGAGCCCCTCAGCAGAGCAGATTGACGAGGCCCGCCTGACGGATTTCATGCGGTGGGTCGAAACCCACCGCGGAGTCGCCCTCTCGGACTACCGCGAGGTGTGGTCCTGGTCGGTGTCGGAGCTGTCTGACTTCTGGGACTCGGTGCGACAGTACTTCCAGATCATCGGTGATGGTTTCGACGGTCCCGCTCTGGCCGATGAAACGATGCCCGGGGCCACCTGGTACCCCGGTGCGACCCTGAACTTCGCCGAAAACGTCCTGCGCCACGCGAATGATCCCGAGCTGGTCCATGTGCCCGCCATCGTCGACATCGACGAGCAGGACACCCGCCACGATATCACCTGGGGCCAGCTCGCCGGCCGCGTCGGGGCCCTGTCGCAGCAGCTGCGGTCTCTCGGCGTCCGCCCGGGTGACCGTGTGGCGGCCGTGTTGCCGAACATCCCGGAAGCGATCATCGGCCTGCTTGCAGCGGCCTCCATCGGAGCGGTGTGGACGATCAACTCGCCCGATTTGTCCGCCCAGGCCACCCTGGACCGATTAGCGCAGCTGGAGCCGACGGTCCTCATTGCCGCCGACGGGTACCAATTCAACGGCAAGGATTTCGAACGGCTCGAGCATCTTGCGGACGTCCGTGCGGGACTGCCAAGCGTCAAACACACCATCGTGGTCAACAAACTCAACTTAGAATTATCTGCTGACGATCTCGGCTACGAAGTCCTGGATTTTGCTGGGCTCACGGCGTCCCCCGTCGACCCTGAGTTTCTCCGCGTGCCATTCAGCCATCCGCTGTGGATCTTGTTCTCCTCCGGTACCACCGGGGCGCCCAAGGGCATCGTGCACAGCCACGGCGGCATGGCGCTGGAGGCCTCGAAGGGGTGCGGACTCAATCAGGACATGGGCCCCGGCGACCTCTACTACGTCGTCGCGAACACGTCGTGGATGGTGTGGAATACCCTCGTCAACAACCTCATGGTCGGCGCATCTGTCGTCACGTACGCGGGTTCTCCGACCTATCAGCGCAAGGACCGACAGTTCCACATCCTCGCTCACACGGGAGCCACCATGTTCGCCACCGGTGCCGCCTACCTGAGTCTGGTGCAGAAGGCCGGAGTGTATCCCGGACAGCAGTGGGATCTGTCTCGGCTTCGAGCCATTCTCTCCACCGGTTCGCCCCTGCCCGAATCGACCTGGAAGTGGGTGCACGATGAGGTGAAGTCCGACGTGCATCTGGGATCAGATACCGGCGGCACGGACATCTGCTCGGGATTCATCGGTTCCAATCCGCTGGAGCCGGTTCGACTCGGATACCTCCAAGGGCCTCTGCTCGGTGTAGCGGTCGAAGCACGGAGCGAGGCCGGAGATCCGGTGATCAACGAGGTGGGCGACCTGGTTGTCACGCGCCCCATGCCCTCCATGCCTGTGTCCTTCTGGGGTGACGCGGACGGGTCCCGCTACCGTAGCTCCTACTTCGACAAATTCCCCGGAGATTGGACTCAAGGTGACTGGATCACCGAAACCGACTGGGGCGGATTCGTCGTGCATGGCCGCTCCGACGCAACGCTCAACCGACAGGGTGTCCGGTTGGGCAGCGCCGACATCTACAACGCCGTCCAACACGTCCAGGAGGTCGCAGACTCACTGGTGATTGGCGTCGAGGAGTCGGACGGCGGATATTACATGCCGCTGTTCGTGGTGCTGAAAGAGGGGGCGACTCTTTCGGAGGAGCTGATCACGCGGATCGCCACCACCATCAGGTCTCATACCAGCGCTCGGCATGTGCCCGACACGGTCCTGGAGGCGCCAGCTATTCCCGTTACCCATGCGGGCAAGAAGATCGAGGTACCGATCAAGCGGCTGTTCTTGGGCCACCGCCCGGAGGACGTGATTAACGCGAGTTCCCTGTCCAACCCAGAAGCCCTCGACTGGTTCATCCGCCAAGCCCGGCAACCTCGAGATTGA
- a CDS encoding HD domain-containing protein — MTPEISEEIATRMAVDPQAHAEDPRAMAFETEFPVRPIPARGPVATGPISLTPATGDDRLWRAIEPELRARANDIHLPISAAYAARLCDAYPQADRELVMVAIILHDTGWAHVDQSRVISEGFRSGGDWRKQLIRFEHEVEGCKVARRVLPSLGYDQAFVERVCTIIDGHDTRLVAYSLEDALVRDADRLWRFDGPGIALSTQWTGLDVTTYLDDVERRFVPELITEAAVQMARQDLDRHQALLRTRLS; from the coding sequence ATGACACCTGAGATTTCGGAGGAGATCGCCACACGCATGGCCGTGGACCCGCAAGCCCACGCGGAGGACCCACGTGCGATGGCCTTTGAAACGGAATTCCCCGTCCGGCCCATACCTGCCCGCGGTCCGGTTGCCACGGGACCGATTTCTCTGACTCCCGCCACTGGTGATGACCGGCTGTGGAGAGCTATCGAGCCGGAGCTGCGAGCACGGGCCAACGACATTCACCTGCCCATCTCCGCGGCCTATGCCGCCCGATTGTGCGATGCCTACCCGCAGGCCGACCGCGAGCTCGTCATGGTGGCGATCATCCTCCATGACACCGGATGGGCTCATGTGGACCAGTCACGGGTGATCTCCGAAGGTTTCAGGTCCGGGGGCGACTGGAGGAAGCAGCTCATTCGCTTCGAGCACGAAGTCGAAGGATGCAAAGTCGCCCGCCGCGTCCTGCCCAGCCTGGGATATGATCAGGCGTTCGTCGAGCGCGTCTGCACGATCATCGACGGACATGACACTCGCCTCGTTGCCTATTCCCTCGAGGACGCGCTGGTCAGGGACGCCGACCGGCTCTGGCGCTTCGACGGACCCGGGATCGCGTTATCCACTCAATGGACGGGATTGGACGTCACGACGTACCTGGATGACGTGGAACGCCGGTTCGTGCCCGAATTGATCACTGAGGCAGCGGTGCAGATGGCCCGCCAAGACTTGGATCGCCATCAAGCACTTCTGCGAACGCGCCTGAGCTAG
- a CDS encoding IclR family transcriptional regulator — translation MDGVESTRALRASPRVGVRMSDHATAGGKIQVAHLDQKELIDLFPVGLKPLTSHTETDLQALFKELKRCRDRGYALSREESTEGISAISVPIQNSHQRTVAALSVVAPSSRLPHTRFNPMIRMLAEVAATVRSSI, via the coding sequence ATCGACGGCGTGGAGTCCACCCGCGCGCTCCGGGCAAGCCCGCGAGTTGGCGTGCGAATGTCTGACCACGCCACGGCGGGCGGGAAAATCCAGGTGGCTCATCTGGATCAGAAGGAACTGATCGATCTGTTCCCAGTGGGTTTGAAACCACTCACCTCGCATACCGAAACTGATCTGCAGGCGTTATTCAAAGAGCTCAAACGATGCCGGGACCGAGGCTATGCCCTTTCTCGCGAAGAGAGCACCGAAGGCATCTCAGCGATAAGCGTTCCCATACAGAACTCCCACCAGCGAACGGTGGCCGCACTCAGCGTGGTGGCTCCGTCTTCCCGGCTACCTCACACCAGATTTAACCCAATGATCCGCATGCTCGCTGAGGTCGCAGCTACCGTGCGCTCAAGTATCTAA
- a CDS encoding DEAD/DEAH box helicase: MSENTPVTTDPTTETAEPAASTEAVETAENTAKNTATPFTELGLDGRVLAALEDLGYETPSPIQEQTIPLLLAGRDVVGLAQTGTGKTAAFALPALSRLAETIDVTGPGTSPRILVLAPTRELALQVAEAFTSYAKHLDNISVVPVYGGAPYGPQLAGLRRGAPVVIGTPGRVIDHIEKGSLDLSALDYLVLDEADEMLRMGFAEEVDKILSATPEGKQTALFSATMPSAIRRITGNYLNNAAEVRVSAQSTPATNIRQRYLQVTGPWKLEAMTRILETEDHDGVIAFVRTRNSTEELTAKLNARGFRAAAISGDIPQNLREKTVENLRSGAVDILVATDVAARGLDVERISHVINYDIPHDVASYVHRIGRTGRAGRKGDAVLLMTPREKYLLRAIEKTTKQTVEQIQLPSVDDVNTSRLSRFAEEITSTLAQSEEGSLSVFRDLVDRYVDEHDVPAADVAAALAKIAQGGKSLLAEEPDLPPMRGGAGKNDRNDRDGRGSRGPSRGPSEGNATYWIAVGRKDRVQPGNIVGAIANEAGISARQIGGIDIRPTHSLVELPANLSAQQREALQHATINGRPLQLRLDSGRPTRAERGGDDRDDRGGRGGYTKGGYKGGRGGFKGGSDNNRRDDRRGDSRDDARGGYGEGRKKKDRWSSSDRKSRDSRY, from the coding sequence GTGTCCGAAAACACCCCTGTCACCACTGACCCCACCACCGAAACCGCCGAACCAGCCGCATCGACCGAAGCAGTCGAAACCGCCGAGAACACGGCGAAGAATACGGCGACGCCGTTCACCGAGCTCGGCCTCGACGGCCGCGTGCTGGCTGCGCTCGAGGATCTCGGCTATGAGACCCCCTCGCCGATCCAGGAGCAGACCATCCCGCTGCTGCTCGCCGGACGCGACGTCGTGGGTCTGGCCCAGACCGGCACCGGCAAGACGGCCGCCTTCGCGCTGCCCGCCCTGTCGCGGCTGGCCGAGACCATCGACGTCACCGGCCCCGGAACCTCGCCGCGCATCCTGGTGCTGGCGCCCACCCGCGAACTCGCCCTGCAGGTTGCCGAGGCCTTCACCTCCTACGCCAAGCACCTCGACAACATCTCCGTGGTGCCCGTCTACGGTGGCGCCCCCTACGGCCCTCAGCTGGCCGGCCTGCGCCGCGGCGCCCCCGTGGTCATCGGTACCCCTGGCCGTGTGATCGACCACATTGAGAAGGGCTCCCTGGACCTCTCCGCGCTTGACTACCTGGTGCTCGACGAGGCGGACGAGATGCTGCGCATGGGCTTTGCCGAAGAGGTCGACAAGATCCTCTCCGCCACTCCCGAGGGCAAGCAGACCGCGCTGTTCTCCGCCACCATGCCCTCGGCGATCCGCCGCATCACCGGTAACTACCTCAACAATGCCGCCGAGGTGCGCGTCTCCGCACAGTCCACCCCGGCCACCAACATCCGCCAGCGCTACCTGCAGGTCACCGGCCCGTGGAAGCTCGAGGCGATGACCCGCATCCTGGAGACCGAAGACCACGACGGCGTGATCGCCTTCGTCCGCACCCGCAACTCCACGGAGGAGCTCACCGCCAAGCTCAACGCCCGCGGATTCCGCGCGGCTGCGATCTCCGGTGACATCCCGCAGAACCTGCGCGAGAAGACCGTGGAGAACCTGCGCTCCGGTGCCGTCGACATCCTCGTGGCCACCGACGTGGCGGCCCGCGGTCTCGACGTCGAGCGCATCAGCCACGTCATCAACTACGACATCCCTCACGACGTCGCCTCCTACGTGCACCGCATTGGCCGTACCGGCCGCGCCGGGCGCAAGGGTGACGCCGTGTTGCTGATGACCCCGCGCGAGAAGTACCTGCTGCGCGCCATCGAGAAGACCACCAAGCAGACGGTCGAGCAGATCCAGCTGCCCAGCGTCGACGACGTGAACACCTCCCGGCTCTCCCGGTTCGCCGAGGAGATCACCAGCACCCTGGCTCAGAGTGAGGAGGGATCGCTGTCGGTGTTCCGCGACCTCGTGGACCGCTACGTGGACGAGCACGACGTGCCCGCCGCCGATGTGGCTGCCGCGCTGGCCAAGATCGCCCAGGGCGGCAAGTCGCTGCTGGCTGAAGAGCCGGATCTGCCTCCCATGCGCGGTGGCGCCGGCAAGAACGACCGCAACGATCGTGACGGTCGTGGCTCCCGCGGACCCAGCCGTGGCCCTTCTGAAGGGAACGCCACCTACTGGATCGCCGTGGGTCGCAAGGACCGCGTGCAGCCGGGCAACATCGTGGGCGCCATCGCCAACGAAGCCGGCATTAGCGCCCGCCAGATCGGTGGCATCGACATTCGCCCGACCCACTCCCTGGTGGAACTGCCTGCAAACCTGAGCGCCCAACAGCGCGAGGCACTCCAGCACGCCACCATCAACGGTCGTCCGTTGCAGCTGCGCCTGGACTCCGGACGCCCCACCCGCGCCGAGCGTGGCGGTGACGATCGCGATGATCGCGGTGGCCGCGGCGGCTACACCAAGGGCGGCTACAAAGGCGGCCGTGGCGGCTTCAAGGGCGGCTCCGACAACAACCGGCGAGACGACCGCCGCGGAGACTCTCGCGACGACGCTCGCGGGGGATATGGCGAGGGCCGGAAGAAGAAGGATCGCTGGTCCTCCTCCGACCGCAAGAGCCGTGATTCGCGGTACTGA
- a CDS encoding cystathionine gamma-synthase produces MTENTPTTGFNTRAIHAGQDFEPITGAVVPPVHLSTTYAPEKIGQLRQGYDYGRGTNPTRDSLQAQLAALESSKESARAFTFASGLAAETALIMGVAEPGDHIVMGNDVYGGTYRLINKILGRWQMTHSVVDMGDLAAVEKALAAKKTKILWLETPSNPMMKISDNSALAELAHAAGALLVVDNTFATPYLQLPLSLGADVVVHSTTKYIGGHSDVVGGAVVVEDPQLAEAVQFQQFAAGAVNGPLDAYLTTRGLKTLGVRMDRHVSNAAQIADWLTSQPGVERVLYPGLADHPNHELAARQMSGFGGMVSVQFTGGAAAARSVAEHTRLFQLAESLGGIESLMNYPAEMTHASVAGTELAVPDNLVRLSVGIEDVADLIDDLDRALKQV; encoded by the coding sequence ATGACTGAGAACACCCCCACCACCGGCTTCAACACCCGCGCCATCCACGCCGGGCAAGACTTCGAACCGATCACCGGAGCCGTGGTTCCGCCCGTGCACCTCTCCACCACCTATGCGCCCGAGAAGATCGGCCAGCTGCGCCAGGGCTACGACTACGGCCGCGGCACCAACCCCACCCGGGACTCGCTGCAGGCCCAGCTGGCGGCTCTGGAATCCTCGAAAGAGAGCGCCCGGGCGTTCACCTTTGCCTCCGGTCTGGCCGCCGAAACCGCACTCATCATGGGCGTGGCCGAGCCCGGCGACCACATCGTCATGGGCAACGACGTCTACGGCGGCACCTACCGGCTGATCAACAAGATCCTGGGGCGCTGGCAGATGACCCACAGCGTCGTCGACATGGGCGACCTGGCCGCCGTAGAGAAAGCACTGGCCGCGAAGAAGACCAAGATCCTGTGGCTGGAAACGCCCTCCAACCCGATGATGAAGATCTCGGATAATTCCGCCCTCGCCGAGCTGGCCCACGCCGCCGGCGCCCTGCTGGTGGTTGACAACACCTTCGCCACCCCGTACCTGCAGTTGCCGCTGAGCCTGGGCGCCGACGTGGTGGTGCACTCGACGACGAAGTACATCGGCGGCCATTCCGACGTCGTCGGAGGAGCTGTGGTGGTGGAGGATCCGCAGTTGGCCGAGGCCGTGCAGTTCCAACAGTTCGCCGCCGGCGCGGTGAACGGCCCGCTGGACGCCTACCTGACCACCCGCGGGCTGAAGACCTTGGGGGTGCGCATGGATCGCCACGTGTCCAACGCCGCCCAGATCGCCGACTGGCTGACCTCCCAGCCCGGCGTGGAGCGGGTTCTCTACCCGGGACTAGCCGACCACCCCAACCACGAGCTGGCCGCGCGTCAGATGTCCGGCTTCGGCGGAATGGTCTCGGTGCAGTTCACCGGGGGAGCGGCTGCCGCGCGCAGCGTCGCCGAGCACACCCGCCTGTTCCAGCTCGCCGAATCCCTGGGCGGCATCGAATCGCTGATGAACTACCCGGCCGAGATGACCCACGCCTCGGTCGCCGGCACCGAGCTGGCCGTGCCGGACAATCTGGTGCGTCTCTCCGTGGGCATCGAGGACGTCGCCGACCTCATCGACGACCTGGATCGGGCCCTGAAACAGGTGTGA
- a CDS encoding cystathionine beta-synthase: MNYAENVLDLIGSTPLVKLNSVARDVAPTVLVKLEYLNPGGSIKDRIALKMIEEAEAEGKLAPGGTVVEPTSGNTGVGLAMVAQQKGYRSVFITPDKVGQEKRDVLKAYGAEVVVTKTSVAPDSPDSYYGVANRLEADIDGAYQPNQFFNPAAPQSHYESTGPEIWNDTDGAITHLVVGAGTGGTVTGTGRYLKEVSADRESGPVRVVVADPDGSIYSGGEGRPYFVEGVGEDMWPGNYDPAVPDEIHAVNDAESFAMTRRLAAEEGLLVGGSSGMAVVAGLRAAQDLGPDDIMVIILPDSGRGYLGKIFSDSWMDTQGFTVEHAETPVPDTLGSAYRDGGAADPRTQPQGADAGTSSAHLLDSVAGLRIGDIVAEKGTWLPDSLPSVVSAVKTTTVAEALSTMNRYGIDAIPVVSQMRDDLRVGEVLGSVSSAGLAERVLHGTARPEDEVLTHADAALPQVSVHATAASVYPVLRSAGAVMVAHDGVIQGILTVHDLVARLGE; encoded by the coding sequence ATGAACTACGCCGAGAACGTCCTGGATCTCATCGGCAGCACCCCGCTGGTGAAACTGAACTCCGTGGCCCGCGATGTGGCCCCCACCGTGCTGGTCAAGCTGGAGTATCTCAACCCGGGCGGATCCATCAAAGACCGGATCGCGCTGAAGATGATTGAGGAGGCCGAAGCCGAGGGCAAGCTGGCCCCCGGCGGCACCGTCGTCGAGCCGACCTCCGGCAACACCGGCGTGGGACTCGCCATGGTAGCTCAGCAGAAGGGTTACCGCTCCGTGTTCATCACCCCCGACAAGGTGGGGCAAGAAAAGCGCGACGTGCTCAAGGCCTACGGTGCCGAAGTCGTCGTGACCAAAACCTCGGTGGCCCCGGACTCCCCGGACTCCTACTACGGGGTGGCCAACCGGCTCGAAGCCGACATTGACGGCGCCTACCAGCCCAACCAGTTCTTCAACCCGGCCGCACCGCAGTCGCACTACGAGTCCACCGGACCGGAAATCTGGAACGACACCGATGGAGCCATCACCCACCTGGTGGTCGGCGCGGGCACCGGCGGCACCGTGACCGGCACCGGACGCTACCTCAAAGAGGTTTCCGCCGACCGAGAATCCGGGCCGGTGCGTGTGGTGGTGGCCGACCCCGATGGGTCCATCTACTCCGGGGGAGAGGGCCGCCCCTATTTCGTGGAGGGTGTGGGCGAGGACATGTGGCCGGGCAACTACGATCCGGCCGTCCCTGACGAGATCCACGCGGTGAACGATGCGGAATCCTTCGCGATGACCCGCCGCCTGGCCGCTGAAGAAGGGCTGCTCGTGGGCGGCTCCTCCGGGATGGCGGTCGTCGCCGGTCTGCGCGCGGCTCAGGACCTCGGGCCCGACGACATCATGGTGATCATTCTCCCGGATTCCGGCCGCGGCTACTTGGGCAAGATCTTCTCAGATTCCTGGATGGACACCCAGGGGTTCACCGTCGAGCACGCCGAGACACCGGTGCCCGACACCCTCGGCTCCGCCTACCGCGATGGAGGGGCGGCCGACCCGCGCACCCAGCCCCAGGGTGCCGATGCGGGAACCTCGAGCGCCCACCTGTTGGATTCCGTGGCCGGGCTGCGCATCGGCGACATCGTGGCCGAGAAGGGTACTTGGTTGCCGGATTCCCTGCCCTCGGTGGTCTCCGCAGTCAAGACCACCACCGTGGCCGAGGCGCTCTCCACTATGAACCGCTACGGGATCGACGCGATACCCGTGGTCTCCCAGATGCGCGATGATCTGCGCGTTGGCGAAGTGTTGGGCTCCGTATCTTCCGCTGGGCTCGCCGAGCGGGTCCTGCACGGCACCGCCCGTCCCGAGGACGAGGTGCTCACCCACGCCGACGCCGCACTGCCGCAGGTCTCCGTGCACGCCACCGCAGCGTCGGTGTACCCGGTGCTGCGCTCCGCCGGCGCGGTGATGGTGGCCCACGACGGCGTCATCCAGGGCATCCTCACCGTTCACGACCTGGTGGCCCGCCTGGGGGAGTGA
- a CDS encoding DNA-3-methyladenine glycosylase family protein: MNRNNHPPANIARTHRTLVPAAPLDVARTLRPLQRGTGDPAFRLTEQGLWMGLRHGGVPVSVHLRSRTRLDAEVELEAYSPDPSTAEALLDRAEILLGVDAQALAAWAEFDKRLQREKHWRMLLPEWVPEARRRRPGLRFPATGALVSQLFAVVLEQKVTHDQARAGWRWLLRAAGEPAPGPVPEGLRVPPDPEQVRLIPSWRWHQGWVQPAMSRTMLQVAQRASALERLAVTEPVDRLALTITAVPGIGPWTAAETLQRTHGAADVVSVGDYHLAHQVGEALTGRRTDDTGMLELLEPFRGHRHRVVRLLLSGGMRFQRFGPRLAPTDFRDR; the protein is encoded by the coding sequence ATGAATCGCAACAATCATCCTCCAGCGAACATCGCCCGCACGCACCGCACGCTCGTCCCCGCCGCACCGCTCGATGTGGCTCGCACGTTGCGTCCCCTGCAGCGCGGCACCGGCGATCCCGCGTTCCGCCTCACCGAGCAGGGTCTCTGGATGGGGCTGCGCCACGGTGGCGTGCCCGTGAGCGTGCACCTCCGTTCCCGGACTCGGCTGGATGCTGAGGTGGAACTCGAGGCGTACAGTCCGGACCCCAGCACGGCGGAGGCACTGCTGGACAGGGCCGAGATTCTCCTCGGTGTCGACGCGCAAGCCCTGGCCGCCTGGGCAGAATTTGATAAGCGGCTACAGCGAGAGAAACACTGGCGCATGTTGCTCCCCGAATGGGTACCTGAGGCACGACGACGGCGTCCGGGGCTGCGCTTTCCGGCCACCGGCGCCCTGGTGTCGCAGCTCTTCGCGGTGGTACTGGAACAGAAGGTCACCCACGATCAGGCCCGCGCCGGCTGGCGCTGGCTGCTGCGCGCCGCAGGCGAACCCGCCCCGGGGCCGGTACCCGAAGGACTCCGGGTGCCACCGGATCCCGAACAGGTCCGACTGATCCCCTCCTGGCGTTGGCACCAGGGCTGGGTGCAGCCGGCGATGTCGCGCACCATGCTCCAGGTGGCTCAACGGGCGTCCGCCCTGGAACGCCTCGCAGTAACAGAACCGGTGGACCGCTTGGCGTTAACGATCACCGCCGTCCCCGGGATCGGCCCGTGGACGGCGGCGGAGACTCTGCAGCGCACACACGGTGCGGCAGATGTGGTCTCGGTGGGTGATTATCACCTCGCCCATCAGGTGGGTGAGGCGTTGACGGGGCGACGCACCGATGACACCGGAATGCTCGAGTTGCTCGAGCCCTTCCGCGGTCATCGTCACCGGGTCGTGCGCCTGCTGCTCTCCGGCGGAATGCGGTTTCAGCGGTTCGGCCCGAGGCTGGCGCCCACGGATTTTCGCGACCGCTGA
- the trxA gene encoding thioredoxin, which yields MATVDITEAEFETTVTDNDIVLVDFWADWCGPCKQFAPVYDQVSQEHEDVVFAKVDTEAERGLAAAANITSIPTLMAFREKVLVYAQPGAINAQQLEELVSKVKELDMDQVREQIAAQQNADESGAPEGADQQN from the coding sequence ATGGCAACAGTTGATATCACTGAAGCAGAGTTCGAGACCACCGTCACCGACAACGACATTGTTTTGGTCGACTTCTGGGCAGATTGGTGCGGGCCGTGCAAGCAGTTCGCTCCCGTCTACGACCAGGTGTCCCAGGAGCATGAGGACGTCGTGTTCGCCAAGGTCGACACCGAGGCGGAGCGTGGCCTGGCCGCCGCAGCGAACATCACCTCCATCCCGACGCTGATGGCGTTCCGCGAGAAGGTGCTGGTGTACGCCCAGCCCGGCGCGATCAACGCTCAGCAGCTCGAAGAGCTGGTCAGCAAGGTCAAGGAGCTGGACATGGACCAGGTCCGCGAACAGATTGCCGCCCAGCAGAACGCCGACGAGTCCGGTGCTCCGGAAGGCGCCGACCAGCAGAACTGA
- a CDS encoding FadR/GntR family transcriptional regulator, whose translation MRRERRAGSTHSAVHGPTRSRSEEMLRYLRSQVVSGSWPVGSRIPTEPELRETLQVGRSAVREAVQSLVALGVLEPQVSRGTFVRAQTPSGRLLTDYSGALSAAMMNLPTPGQFHRAVVAAARLSAEHVDHDLVVSAPQEESGTSE comes from the coding sequence GTGAGACGAGAACGCCGGGCCGGTTCAACACACTCCGCAGTACACGGACCCACCCGGTCGCGCTCGGAGGAAATGCTGCGCTACCTACGCAGCCAAGTTGTCAGCGGTTCCTGGCCCGTCGGCTCGCGAATTCCCACTGAACCGGAACTGAGGGAGACCCTGCAGGTGGGGCGCAGCGCGGTGCGTGAAGCGGTGCAATCTCTGGTGGCCCTGGGTGTGCTGGAACCTCAAGTGTCGCGCGGGACTTTCGTTCGGGCCCAGACCCCCTCGGGGCGGCTGCTCACCGATTATTCTGGTGCACTTTCGGCAGCGATGATGAACCTGCCGACGCCGGGGCAGTTCCACCGCGCAGTGGTGGCCGCCGCCCGGCTCAGCGCCGAACACGTGGACCACGACCTCGTGGTGAGCGCACCGCAGGAAGAGTCCGGCACCTCCGAGTGA